A DNA window from Falco naumanni isolate bFalNau1 chromosome Z, bFalNau1.pat, whole genome shotgun sequence contains the following coding sequences:
- the TJP2 gene encoding tight junction protein ZO-2 isoform X5, translating into MMHHSWAPGMEELIWEQYTVTLQKDSKRGFGIAVSGGRDNPHFENGETSIVISDVLPGGPADGLLQENDRVVIVNGTPMEDVPHSFAVQQLRKSGKVATIVVKRPRKVQAAALKRSPSLDYEDRALDVMDDHAEFDGKSARSGYSERSWYSGNEGRSQSWGNSLDQSYRDEQDRGRNRSRDRDRECSYSRDRSRGRSIDRSLDRDYRRDRSRGRSIDRDGGYERDYRGDYSPPSYSRGSQPDPRYGREARSRSQDRLCSRSPSPEIRHQREYLGLQDQNGPVSVLLTKGRHNEEYGLRLGSQIFIKEMTRTGLATKDGNLHEGDIILKINGTVTENMSLADARKLIEKSRGKLQLVVLRDRKQTLLNIPSLNDSDSEVDDISEIESNRSFSPQDDRLHHSDLESHSSNEKLKEKTNAKDDPSCRLSRMGAMPTPFKSTGDIATSAVTVADTSKELKYQDDTEVSQPKAVTRTILKPSPEDEAIYGPNTKMVRFKKGDSVGLRLAGGNDVGIFIAGIQEGTSADQEGLQEGDQILKVNSQDFRGIVREDAVLYLLEIPKGETVTILAQNKYEVYRDIMACGRGDSFFIRSHFECEKESPQSLAFTRGEIFRVVDTLYDGKLGNWLAVRIGNELEKGLIPNKSRAEQMASVQNGQKDGSSDRADFWRTRGQRSGAKKNLRKSREDLTAIASVSTKFPAYERVQLREAGFKRPVVIFGPIADVAMEKLSNDLPHLYQTAKTEPRDAGSEKSTGVVRLNTVRQIIEQDKHALLDVTPKAVDLLNYTQWFPIVVFFNPDSKQGVKTMRQRLCSTSNKSSRKLYEQANKLKKTCSHLFTATINLNSANDSWYGSLKDTIQQQQGEAVWVSEGKMDGMEDDADDRMSYLTAMGADYLSCDSRLISDLEDTDGEGGTYTDNELDEPLDESRISSVSRSSEPVHHEESLKKFSPEPRAQLRKAGSKEILREPSPPPAFKPEPPKGKLQNKEDLYDFPKNYDSKSSNTAVGSETSNVSAKAAPPPVSVKPAFGRPILRNSQPAIPPAEEEESKLEEEENEQENTPKSVLRKVKIFEEMDHKARMQRMQELQEAQNARLEIAQKHPDIYAVPVKTQKSEQNWPQPMSSRPPEPQKPPIRPYLENRGSYGSDAEEEEEYRRQLSDHSKKGYYGQPSRYRDTEL; encoded by the exons agAAAATGACCGGGTGGTCATAGTTAATGGGACACCAATGGAAGATGTTCCACATTCTTTTGCAGTCCAACAACTTAGGAAAAGTGGAAAAGTGGCCACCATT GTAGTGAAAAGACCAAGGAAAGTGCAGGCTGCCGCACTGAAGAGAAGCCCCTCCCTTGACTATGAAGACAGAGCTTTAGACGTAATGGATGACCATGCAGAATTTGATGGCAAAAGTGCTCGAAGTGGCTATAGTGAGAGAAGCTGGTATAGTGGCAATGAAGGGCGCAGCCAAAGCTGGGGAAACAGCCTGGATCAGAGCTATAGAGATGAACAAGACAGAGGGCGTAACCGAAGCAGAGACCGTGACAGGGAATGCAGCTACAGCCGTGATCGAAGTCGTGGTAGGAGTATTGATAGGAGCTTGGATCGAGACTATAGAAGAGAtaggagcaggggaaggagcatTGACAGGGATGGTGGCTATGAACGGGACTACAGGGGAGACTATAGCCCACCCAGTTATAGTCGTGGATCTCAACCTGATCCTAGATATGGGAGGGAAGCGAGGAGTCGAAGTCAGGATAGGCTTTGTTCCCGAAGTCCTTCGCCTGAAATACGCCATCAGCGTGAGTACCTAGGACTGCAGGATCAGAATGGACCTGTCAGTGTTCTCTTAACAAAAGGCAGACATAATGAAG AATATGGTCTCCGGCTTGGAAGTCAGATCTTCATAAAAGAAATGACCCGTACTGGCCTAGCAACCAAAGATGGCAACCTTCATGAAGGGGATATCATTCTCAAG ATCAATGGTACAGTGACAGAGAACATGTCTTTAGCTGATGCCCGAAAATTGATTGAGAAGTCACGGGGAAAGCTCCAGCTGGTTGTCCTCAGGGACAGAAAGCAGACACTGCTCAACATCCCTTCATTGAACGACAGTGACTCAGAAGTGGATG ACATCTCTGAAATAGAGTCAAACAGATCATTCTCCCCTCAAGATGACAGATTACATCATTCTGATCTAGAGTCACATTCATCCaatgaaaagctgaaggaaaaaacaaa tgCAAAAGATGATCCATCCTGTAGGTTGTCCAGGATGGGAGCAATGCCTACACCATTCAAATCAACTGGTGACATTGCTACTTCTGCTGTTACGGTTGCAGACACAAGCAAAGAACTGAAGTACCAAGATGACACAGAAG TGTCTCAACCAAAAGCAGTTACAAGAACGATTCTTAAACCTAGCCCTGAAGATGAAGCAATATATGG TCCTAATACGAAAATGGTGAGATTCAAGAAGGGGGACAGTGTGGGTCTACGACTGGCTGGCGGAAATGATGTAGGGATATTTATTGCTGGAATTCAAGAAGGCACCTCAGCTGATCAGGAGGGACTGCAGGAAGGAGATCAGATTCTTAAG GTAAACAGTCAAGACTTCAGAGGCATTGTTCGGGAAGATGCTGTTTTGTATCTCTTAGAAATTCCCAAAGGTGAAACAGTGACGATTTTGGCTCAAAACAAATATGAAG TCTACAGAGACATCATGGCCTGTGGCAGAGGAGATTCATTCTTCATCAGGAGCCACTTTGAGTGTGAAAAAGAGTCACCACAGAGCTTAGCATTCACCAGGGGGGAGATCTTCAGAGTAGTTGATACACTGTATGATGGCAAACTGGGAAACTGGCTGGCTGTGAGAATTGGAAATGAACTGGAAAAGGGCCTAATTCCAAATAAGAGCAG AGCTGAGCAGATGGCCAGTGTTCAAAATGGCCAAAAGGATGGCTCAAGTGATAGGGCAGATTTCTGGAGAACACGTGGCCAGCGATCTGGAGCGAAGAAAAATCTGAGGAAGAGTCGCGAAGATCTGACAGCTATTGCATCTGTGAGCACGAAATTCCCAGCTTATGAGCGTGTTCAGTTGCGTGAAG ctggcTTTAAGAGACCTGTGGTGATATTTGGCCCTATTGCAGATGTTGCTATGGAGAAGCTGTCAAATGATTTGCCTCACCTGTACCAGACAGCAA AGACAGAACCCAGAGATGCAGGTTCAGAGAAGTCAACTGGGGTAGTGCGCTTGAACACTGTGAGGCAAATCATTGAGCAG GATAAACATGCTCTATTGGATGTGACTCCTAAAGCAGTGGACCTGCTAAACTATACCCAGTGGTTTCCAATTGTGGTCTTCTTTAACCCAGACAGTAAGCAGGGTGTGAAAACCATGAGGCAAAGACTATGCTCCACATCTAACAAGAGCTCAAGAAAACTTTATgagcaagcaaacaaactgaagaaaacttgTTCCCACCTCTTTACAG CCACCATCAATTTGAATTCAGCCAATGATAGCTGGTATGGTAGTCTGAAAGATACAATTCAGCAACAGCAAGGAGAAGCAGTATGGGTATCAGAAGGGAAG ATGGATGGCATGGAAGATGATGCAGATGATCGTATGTCTTACCTTACTGCAATGGGTGCTGATTATTTGAGTTGTGACAGTCGGCTGATCAGTGACCTAGAGGACACAGATGGAGAAGGAGGTACATACACTGACAATGAACTTGATGAGCCCTTGGATGAATCAAGGATTTCATCTGTTAGCCGGTCCTCTGAACCTGTGCATCATGAGGAG agtttaaaaaaatttagcCCAGAACCACGGGCTCAGTTGAGAAAAGCTGGTAGCAAGGAGATCCTTAGAGAACCAAGTCCACCTCCAGCATTCAAGCCTGAACCACCTAAG GGAAAGTTACAAAACAAGGAGGATCTGTATGACTTTCCCAAGAACTATGACTCCAAATCAAGTAACACTGCTGTTGGCAGTGAGACTTCAAATGTATCAGCTAAAGCAGCACCACCACCTGTTTCGGTGAAACCTGCCTTTGGGCGTCCCATCCTGAGAAACTCTCAGCCAGCAATCCCACctgcggaggaggaggagtcaAAGttagaagaggaagaaaacgAACAAGAAAATACTCCAAAATCTGTATTgaggaaagtaaaaatatttgaagagatGGATCATAAGGCGAGGATGCAAAGAATGCAGGAACTACAAGAGGCCCAGAATGCCAGG CTTGAAATTGCCCAGAAGCACCCGGATATTTATGCTGTCCctgtcaaaacacagaaatcagaacagaactggccccagccTATGAG CTCTAGACCTCCAGAACCCCAGAAGCCTCCTATTAGACCTTACTTAGAGAACCGTGGCAGTTATGGCAGTgatgcagaggaggaggaggagtacCGTCGGCAGCTATCAGACCACTCTAAGAAGGGGTATTATGGACAGCCATCCAGATACAGAGACACAGAATTGTAG